A stretch of DNA from Bacillus marinisedimentorum:
AGCATTCTCGAACATTTTGATTGCCATACACGCCTCGTACATGAAAATTTCTCCCTGAGCAACAAGATGAAAACGAGCAGCAATATGATTGCCCGGACAGCAATGAATTCGACCGATCCGCTCTTTTATCCGATGCAGTTTGTCGAGACCTTGAGTGATAAACTTATCGACGAACCGGTATCTGTGCCGCATATCGATATTTACCCGAGCAGTTACGGCGAACAGGAACGGATTGCCTCTACGCTGAAAGAAGAGCTGGAGGGAATTGATGTTATTGTAAAAGCGGACGGCAGGATCAGTGTTGTGCCGGCAGGCGTCTCAAAAGAAAAAGGAGTCCGGCTGCTGGGCGAGCACCTTGGCATTTCACCTGCTGAAATGGTCGTAATCGGTGATGCGGAAGACGATCAGGGCATGATTGAAATGGCTGGCCTGGGTGTCGCGATGGGGAATGCTCCGGCATCAGTAAAAAAAGCCGCTGACTGGGTGACAAGATCAAATGACCAGCAGGGCGTTTCATATATGGTGAAGGAATTGTTCAGAAAGCAGTTTCAGCTGAAGAAAGTCAAGGAGAAATTCAACTTAT
This window harbors:
- a CDS encoding Cof-type HAD-IIB family hydrolase; amino-acid sequence: MVYRMLALNIDGTVLKSNGRMDRDTKQAVQFAKDKGVYVTLVTSRHFSSARKVARALKIDGYLVTHYGAFVSEDTKEPIVDERLTENFVYSLVSILEHFDCHTRLVHENFSLSNKMKTSSNMIARTAMNSTDPLFYPMQFVETLSDKLIDEPVSVPHIDIYPSSYGEQERIASTLKEELEGIDVIVKADGRISVVPAGVSKEKGVRLLGEHLGISPAEMVVIGDAEDDQGMIEMAGLGVAMGNAPASVKKAADWVTRSNDQQGVSYMVKELFRKQFQLKKVKEKFNL